Sequence from the Festucalex cinctus isolate MCC-2025b chromosome 21, RoL_Fcin_1.0, whole genome shotgun sequence genome:
GCAGGAAGTAGAtgcctaccaaaataaaagcatgtacAAGTCAACatcaaacaacaacacaacaaatAGGGATCGCGTGTTTACCCGTTTGGGCGCTCAGAGCTGTTGGCGTTCTGCGGCGGCGTGCTGGTTTTCCTGCGTCTGACGGCGATGGCGTCCGGCGGCGCACACCTCCACCTCCTGCTGCGAGCTCTGCTGCTGTCCTGCTACGGAAAAGTGCTCCTGGTGCCCGCCGTCATCTGGGAGCACGACTTCCTGCCGCTCTGCCTGGGCTTCGTCAAGATCTTCGTGCTCACCTCCAACACGCAGGCCGTCAGAGGTCAGTGAACGCATCGTCCAATTGTGttcagattttattttggttgtttgttgcCATCTTCTTCCTTCAGTGATCTTAAACTGCAAGAAGAGCTCGGCATTGTGGGCCGTGGGCGCCGGCCTGCTGTCGGAGACCGTTGCGGCTCGGACGTGTCAGACATTCGTGTCTGCTATGCGGGAGGCGGCCATGTTTGAGTAGGGGGGACCACAAATGTCTTTTtgtgatatttatgtttttttgtaataactgatATTTGCTAATAAAATGTTTGGATAACTTATTTGGGAATACTTTGCATTAGTAAAAGTGTCATTTTGCTGTCAGAAAACAAAATCTGTCAAATAGAATGTGGCCTGGAAAGAAAACGCGGTTGACAGAACGCAGCCATAATCCAACACTCGCGATTGCATCGGCACATTTCATATTTGTCATGCTTTTGCAGGTGTGCCGAAAGTTGAGGTCCAAGTgggttacaaaaaaagaaaagaaaagcagaaatagagagaaaaaaaaaagtgagatcaAATATTTGAACCCTGTTCGAAAGTGCACGACTGCAGCGTGCGGCGCTCTAATCCGACCAATCAGATTAGTGCCAACAGCCGGGCACAAGTCATTTCGTGTTTAGAACGAAGGCATTAAGATGACTAGGAAATCTGTATATAATAAGCATATCCTAATTATATCTGCTAGATATCtggttgtttttgtgtgcgtcgttgcctgttgctaggcagatttCACGGGCTGATAtatttgctgaatatagcgatatcgatatatttaacatgtaccgaaagaaatgacatttttattatctaatggaagaattaaaaaaattttcatgcagcaaaataagcaaataatATAATCTTAATTACTATTCATTAATTATTACTTACCTCTCGTctcaataattttcaactattggatggcggtgcacattttagttgactggccaaattcagataaaagcataaaattccatatgaaatttattgcatgtctttgcaatatgcattTTGCATGAAACAATATCGAGAGAGTGCCTTGTCAGCAGTTGCTAGGAAGATTTCATAGGGCTTTATTGTAGCTGTTGATGTCAAATGTTACTCTgacatgaaataaaattgagtttgtcttgagtatatttttaaataattatcttATGCTTaagaaaaactgtaaaatacaaataaaaatgtcaataacACTGTTTTTAATAgattataaaatgtttttgaagtaTCTCACATAGCTTGTCAcctgttgctaggcagatttCAGGACCTCAATTGTAGCTGCAGATGAAGTTTAAGACAAAATTATACGttatattttgaaataattacCTTATTGAATGTACGCTCATATTTAAAAATTGTCATAAGTgagaacattttaaacaaaaaaaaccaattggtcgaaaaataaaaacatttcaataaaTCACATACACATGAACATTGAGAAAAATCACCATTACGTGCCGATGACCATAGAGTGAGCGGAGCACCTTGGATTTGCGGCGGCAGCGAAGATTATGTTAATCTGCTCTAATCCGCAGACGGCCGTGCACGCTGCGGCGCAAACATGCAGCACTCTCacaccccatttttttttttatcaattcccTCACACCGCCTGCTGCAGTCCACCGATTACATTCAACTGCCTCGTAATACATGCAGGGAGTATGCAAAGTAGCTCATTTGCATACGCAACACACGTGCATCCTCGACAAGATTCCATCTCGTGCTTGTACTCATTTTGAGACTCGGTCACAATATTTTGGGCGTCTTATAACAacggatttgtatttttttttatttttcaaagcaCTGACCCATTTCCGCACGCGCGAGTTGCGCTCATCAATGGTTGGGAAGCCGAAGCGCCTGCGGCGGGCGAGGCCGCGGCTTCAAAGCGACAGCAAAAATGCAGATTGAGgcattgaaatgcacagcgagCAGCGATGCGTTCAGGGAACGGCGAGGAAGTAGGCCGGGGGATGCGCCGCCGACGCGGGCGGAGCAACCTCCTcgagtgcatttttattttaagcacgtctgcaaaacggaagcccGGGACATGTGGATTTAATAACTTCTAATTTGGTTAAAATTGCatcaaggaaaataaataaataaaataaacggcgTGCAAACATATGTAATCCTTTTATTAAACTGATACCATCCAGAAAAGCAGCAGCAGTGTGGTTGTTTACACAGGAATGACAGTCAGAAAACACCACCACCCGATAGAGACCTTCGTCGTACTATCAACACCACAATTATGAAGCGtaataaacatgaaaaaaacgaGACGTTAAgacatttttcaagaaaaatgctacaatcCGGAAGCACGCGCGAATGTGCTTAGCTAGCGTTAGCAGCGGGAAGATTCGTTTGATTTCAGgcttctttcaaaaaaaaaaaaaaaaaaaaaaagttacatgcgTATGCTAGTAAAACTTGAATGTTAGCATGAATACGtagcatttaattgtttttccccccccactcAAAACTTATCACACTGCCCCCTACAGGTGTGGAGTATGTCTTGAATTCACCCATTAATGATCTTCGGAAGAATTGTTTTAAGAGTTTCACGACTTGACAAACGTTTCCTTGATTTATCGACGGCGATGTATTGCTCTGAGCAGATGCTAACATGTTAGCATCGAGCTGCTGGTGTACAACTACAAACATTCTCGTGTTGTTTTGAGCATAGTCGttacattttttgacaaaaaaaaacaaaaaaacatatttaacacAGAGCAACCTCGAGTTAAGTATATCTGCTTGGACCAAAAGTATGCGACATTGAGGACGTAAAACTTCAAACTCGCGCAGTTTTAAGACTCAAGCTTGAATCGCCAAAAAGTGGAACAAGTTTGTAGCGTAGTCAAAGTCTCGTGATGCACAAAAACGAGCAATACAATTCGATACATGTcagttaacacacacacacaaatacatttcACAGAGCATAAATAGCGCGGAGCATAGCGGCGAATAACTAGCGTGAAAAATGACCGGAGAAACCCGATGACAGAAAGTGGACTGAAAATTCTGCATTGCGCATTTAAAAGGTTGAgtagttttgctttattaattGCATGATAGCatggttgatttattttgaacacTTGTTAAGACAGTCCAAAGAAAAATGCGACTTTGCCGTTAGCATTAGCCGTTAGCGTGATAAGCCTGCATACAGTTCTCGATTTATGAA
This genomic interval carries:
- the arv1 gene encoding protein ARV1 isoform X1, whose protein sequence is MAEASFRCIECNEKATELHRDYTNGILKITLCSSCQKPVDKYIEYDPVIILIDAILCKTQAFRHILFNTSLDIHWKLCVFCLLCEAYLRWSLGHGSESSDDPADIIRYTKEWEFYRMVALAALGIACLPVWALRAVGVLRRRAGFPASDGDGVRRRTPPPPAASSAAVLLRKSAPGARRHLGARLPAALPGLRQDLRAHLQHAGRQSDLKLQEELGIVGRGRRPAVGDRCGSDVSDIRVCYAGGGHV